In the genome of Acidimicrobiales bacterium, the window TTGGTGCCAGAGATTGCCTCCCCCTCCCCCCGCCGTCCGAGGCCGCCGTCGCACCGCACCGTCTTGGCCGAGTGGCAGCCCCAGCACAGCGCCCGCAGGTTGCCGGCCTCGCCGGTGCCGCCCCTGGCCAGGCTGACGACGTGGTCCACGCACTGCGACCACCGGATCCCGCACTCCTCGCAGACCGGCCGCTCCCGCCGCACCTGCTCGGAGAGCCGCTGCCACGCCGAGCCGTACCCGCGCGCGGCGGTACGCCCCCGCGGGCTGTGGCCCCGCGCGGGCCTGGCTACGCCGTGCGTCTCCGCCTTCTTGGGC includes:
- a CDS encoding HNH endonuclease, producing the protein MPKKAETHGVARPARGHSPRGRTAARGYGSAWQRLSEQVRRERPVCEECGIRWSQCVDHVVSLARGGTGEAGNLRALCWGCHSAKTVRCDGGLGRRGEGEAISGT